TTTATTCCAGTGAATTCCAGTGGTTAGGGCAAGGACCAGTAGAGTAACACATCTGCATCTTGAGATCGGGGCAACCGGGCAAGTCATGTAATAACCTTTTGCTTACTTTGAGAAAAACTTCTGGCTAACAGATTCATAGCTGGGGACATGAATAACTGCAAGAAAGCATTATAGTGAATCGCAAGTCcacaattataaattttacaagGTAGTATAAGATAATCTATAAAGGAAACACATGAACGAAGATCAAGTTAGAACATACCATCGCCCCACGATGCCAGTGTAAGGGGCGAAGAAATTATCTTCTTGGCAGTAGAAGAAATGTCATTCAAGGTGATTGCTTCAAGATCTTTCAAAAAATGCTCAATGGGTTTCCTGCAATTCCAACAAGGCCGAGTTGAGATTCACAACCAAGGAGGGCAAATTAATGATGGATTACTGCCTCGATACTGATGAAGTGTTGACCTGCTGACTAGCTAACAGAAAATTGTGGTCAATCCGCATCATGCAATAGTTGATGCAACTATGGTTATATAGAGACCCGGTAGTCTATTTGTACTGCCTAGACACATGCCATTCAATGGAACATAATACATACTCCATCCGACAACATAATACATACTCCATCTGACAATGTAAGCATTTTTAGAGTTGGGCACAGGTATTAGGGAAATGGATAGAAATGACTAGGAGAACGTTGTAATTGGTTGTGAAGAGAATGTAGGAGAAGAAACTAAATGTaggatggttgtgattggttgaaatGAATAGGTAGGTGGcgaaataacttcattttggGAAAACTCTTGAGTAAtagaaataactttattttgggTCAGAGGGAGTACATTAGTACTTTagtaatttatatgaaaaccAATATATTGAGCGGGGTAAGGAGAGGTGCCATCTGTTCAATTTCTTGGAGTGCTAAACATGGCAGGATCTCACAATGTCAGCGAGGCGGTGCATGGGTGGCTATCCagattagttttctttttccttattCAAATTGGGTTTCCCAAGAGATAGCCTTTCTTCAAGTGGGAGCAGCAGATGGACATACTACAtctttataatagtatatatataatatatagaaaaatgtaaaTACTAATGCAGGTTACACCTCGAATCACTTGCCATGAATATTCCAACAAAAAGGAGCAATGCTGTATACAAATAGCAAAACAACTGTAGTTCATTCACAATTGAAGGATTGAAGCTCTATGCTTGTGTAAATAATGAAGGTGAAATCTCAAtagaaaagatatatttgtaGGTTTCAGTTTCACGATGACATGCTAAAGTTCATGCTCTTAAAATTGGACTCAGAACACAGCACGACTCCAAAGTGACAGCTCGTAAATGTTACTGAATGCATGGCTAGTGCATGTAAAGGTTTAAGAACCATGTGAAGAAACTTTTATTGCTATGTAACCCTACCTTTCCCCATATGTCAAAATCTGCCGCCCAATGTCTTCAGATGCTACAGCCTGCAGTGAAGAAAATAAAGTGTCAAGGATACAACAGGAAGCAAAACATAAGCACAAAGGATTCAAGTAGTAATTAGACATGCATACTCTTGATTCCAAATTCATCAAAACTGCAGACTTGGTTGCCTGTTTTGCTCGATCAAGCTGTTCTTGTGTAACTAAGTAAAAAAGCAACCATGAGGGAAATGTACATGGCTGTAACCCAAAAAATGATTCCTTATAAATATCCAGTATGTCAAATAAGAAGCAAACCTTGTCCAGGTGTAGCAACGTCAAGGAGCTCTCGTGCTGCCAAATCCACAGCCTTGGAAGCGAAATCTGGGCTCTGATTGAAACACATAAGGATGTGTCAAATCCAATTTTATAACACGTGATGGAAGTAACAAAACAGTTACTGTCACTCAGGCTACCAATAAATAGCACAATGaacacaagaaaacaaaaaacaaaatggatgCAAATTGAGATCTCTGCAAGGCTTTAGTCAATCTTTACACTCTCTCTACATAGTGTCATTTCCAGGTAAAGctagagagaagaaaatggTACAAAATGTTGTACAAGAATAGTGGTAGGGAGGCGTGAAGGTAGGATGTACAACAAACATCCCAAACAGATCAAAGTAGAGCAGGCTGTGTGGCCATTTGCCATACACCCTGCTAAACAGAGAAGTATGAAAAGTTGCAAACGTGCCGCTAGATCACAGTTCCAGATGGATGCTTTACACACATCCCGCAAAAGTATTTGCTCGTTTCTAGCTTCTATTATCCATAGATTCATAGAAAGGCAAATCTACCTCTTCACCTACTTAAGCAACCGTTGACCTCTGTTTTGGCTAGAAAGGTCACTGGCTGCTTGGCCTGGTTTCATCATGGGCCTCATTCAATCAAAGTATTCCATGTGTAAGATAGTGTGTTGATCCTAGTAAGCCGAAAGGACAAAGCGACCAAGTTGGCTGTGCAGGCTAATCAACTACTGGATCTACATAAGCACAATGAACATTATAATAACCACTAGAGTAGGGTGATTCcaatttgatataaatatacagGCACTAAACTACATTCACTCCTTGACTTTCACAAAAATTCAGgcttatcaatattttataagaGGCTCACAGTTGTTGTGTGGATTCCAAAAAGACCAGAATGGTTGTAGATACTGTTGAATGCAGAGAATGACTCGATCTgatgatagttatttaatatcCGGAGATCTGTAAGTAAAACGACACATTAACATTAACAAATTGACACAGAAGGtcaacttaaattttcaaaacattGATGAGAATGTGGATTCAACATACACAATCGAGAATGCATGCCCTTCCCAGGACCACCAGCAGAGAAAGAACCACCTCCTCCCATAAGCATCTGCAAAATAACAAGAGCGTCAGTATTGTGTGTTGctttattaagaaaatatgaacAGACAAGGCAGTCTACTAGGCATTAAGGATAATGTAGCAGAGCGTTTTGTTGGTAAATAGTAGTGATAGTTAAATTCGATGTTTGCCAACAATACCTGAAGAACAGTAACAATGATTGCAGTTTTCTCTTCATACCATCCACCTGGCACTTCAAAAGCAAGAGCAATATGTGTCTTCTGTTCATGAAAAGGAAACCAGgattataagcatatatatacacaaccTCATCAACAAACAGCAAAAACTCACGTCAGAGTCCGCTTGACAACGATAGTCTCCTCCCACATAAACTGATTTAGGCTCTTCTGGATGTTTCACACTTGGAAGATCTAACAGAAGTGGCTCAGCAATTGAAACTAACTCATCATGTTCAACTCCTGATGCTGCAAGGACCATCCTAGGTGCTGTATAATTTTCCTGAATTCatcaatgcatgcatatgtcaAAGCACGACCTTTCTAACGAAATAACAATATAGATGGCAAGTTGATGAATCTTACAGCAATGAATTCCTCAAGGATACTACTGTCCAACCTATGTATAGCGGATTGAGGTGCCATTAGGGGTTTCGCCAGTGCCCCAGAATAGCCAGCAGAATGGAGTGCCTCTAGAAGTAAACCTTGAGGATCTTCAGATACTTCAGCTATTTCAGCCTTGATCTTCTCCAGCTGTAGAGGGAAGTAgacatgattatttttaatgccaACAAAATACAGCTTACCTGAAGTGCTACCTTTGAAATGATAAAATACCTGCTCTTTAACCTCCCAGTCAAAAAAGGCTGGATTCCTCACACTATCAATAAGCACTTCAACCATCTCAGGTACATACGCCTTGAATGCATCATAGGTGTAGCACATTTGTTCACGAGAGGCTGATGCAGAGACATTCCCTCCAATGGCTTCTACCTCACGTACTAGCCGCAAATGGCTCCTGTTTGTAGTGCTCTTGAACGCCATTCTCTCCAACAGATGTGATGCTCCAGATGAAGCAGGTGTTTCATACATAGAACCACAGTCAATATACAGTCCCACAGATGCTGCTGGACTCTGCAGATATGTCCTAAAAATTACTTTCATGCCAAtacattaataaaaaagagaatctATTGAAACACCTAAAGGCATATAGTGACACTGTCATACCACTGAAGTTTCTGAAGCAATTTTGATGCCATTCGGGAGGGTGGTGACTTTTGTTTTAGATGGTTCAACAAAGTCTGGCAGCGGTGGAGGAAGGGTAATACCCGGGAGAGGGACATCAAGAGGAGGCAGTTGGCTCGGCTTGTCCCCAAGAAGCCAGCCAAACAAACCACCTGAAGACTGCTTCACAATACTTGTACTAGCAAACCTACTAGAACCATGTCTCTGCAAGCACATAAGAAAAGAGACGTGTCTTTATAGTACATGACTATGGTTTATGGAAATTGAAAGAGAACACATAATGTGGTAGAAATAACATCAGCTGGCATTATTTTAGAAGTAAGGAGGTACTCAAACTGAAAAAATGcttatgaaaaagaaaaagaaaacatctaTGCAAATTACAGAAACGGCTGAGGCAGTCACCACTCACCACTGAAAACCAAAACTAGAAAGGTCATATTGGAAAGAGAAATGCCACAgaagtaaaaatttaatcttGATTTTTGCATCACCCTTTTCCTTTGTTATTAAATTGGTTACATTAAAATAATTGTTTTAAGCATTTGGGTGAACCTTAcggaaaaaaactcaaaatgtCATATTAACACTaccaatctaaaaaaaaaaatgacattagCAATACGTCTATTGAGTCAGCGCCGATTTTGTGCTTGAGTTAACTCACTCATCTAAGCGACACTTCTGGACGAATCaaacaataacaaaaaaacagCTTTAAGGTCAAAACAATAAAATGCAATAGGCCAAAATAAAACGTGATGCCAGTGCATTCAACATAACATCATGCACCGTCATGTAAAATGTTGTTACAGTACCTCAACCGTgttatttgaataaatttaacCAGAAATCGTTAAGTGCTAGAGAGAATCCGTGACCGCTATGTGTATCAAGAGGATACAGATTGCTTCACTAATCGGGGAATAACAGACAAcgcaacaaaagaaaatgtatatTCCAGCTCCCGTACCAGCCTCTAGCCAACCCAACAACGATTAATCGCAGGCATCAACAATTCCTATTCCTACACGGAACGACCTCCGCGTGGGTTGAATCGGATGGGGATTCGCGGCGCGAAGATCGGGCTGGGCGGTTGGTACCTTGAGAGAACGGAGGTGGCTCCCGGCGATGCGGTACATGTTTGCCGCGCGCGTCACGGAGgctcgggggggggggggcggcggcgaccgaccgTCGGAGGCGAGGGGGAGCAGCCGCCGGGGATGTGGGAGACGCGGGGGGTGCGACCGTCCGGTGCGGCGCGGAGGGTTGAGCTCGGCCGGGTGGAGTGGTCGGATCCGCGTCGCGTAGGTTTCAGTAAGGGAAGGCTCTGGGCCTCTGGTTTGTGGGCTCATGCGGGCGCGGGCCTTCACAGGCCGAATGGTttgggaaaaggaaaaagttcACCAAAGGTCCTGAGAATTTAAATGCGAGTCTATTTTTCGTCCTTTAACCGGAATATCAGAAATGTTGTACCCTAAACTCGCATAATCTGTCTAAAAAGTATTCCTCGATAttattaacttattttttgacTGATTTTGTTAAGGTGGCGTCCGATGGATCTCACATGTcaggttttttaaattttttttccttcctttcttttcttctcttccttcctctcatctctcttcttcctcctttctCTGATTCTCTCCCATCCTGGGGCTAGGACGGATGGCGACAGGGGCAGGCGGGCTGGGGCTAAACCTGCCGTTGGGGAGGGTTTGGGGATCCTCGGCCTTACCCATGCCCACACCCAGTGTATATCATGCCCATGCATCCCCTCCCCATATCCACTGTCATCTAAATTACCCATACCCATTGTGGAATGGGTAAAATTGATGGATATGGGTAAGGAGATTTGGGTAATAGGCATAATAACACATTAGCCTGATAAAAACCAGGACATATTAGGGATAAAGACTGAAGTTTCCAgtgaaaaaacaaagcaaCTATAGAGAACGTTGATTTTCTCCAAatatcaacacaaaataaattatgacatTGGATGGGGAGCACTGGCCCAGGCAAAATGATAGAGATGTCTATTGTTTGAAACATAATACATCATCAAAGCCATATAATAGCAGCATAACAATATCTGCTGTTAATCATAAGATGCAATTCAAAATTAGTGACTGGCTAGCATCAGGAGCAATATGTTTCACTGTAATCTTAACAATTTTAGAAAACATGCAACATCACATCCAAGCTGATGTACAGCTGGCACTTCTTGAGTGCAGGACACACTACCTGCAGTCATTTGTTCCACAAAATCAcctgttttagaaaaaaaaagttagcaaGTTTATCAAAATTGTAACAGTATTGCactataatatttatgatatCTAACTGGTATATAACCCCTTAGTCAATCCTGTGTACAAATCACAGCTTCAAGTGTTTGAGGGAGTAGGCTACATCTCTTGTCATCAAGTGTTTGCTTAGCCAAGCTGAAGCATGATTTAGAAGCTACCGTTGACATAGGAACACTCAAGATATCACGGGCCATTTGAGAAATAATCGGATATTTTGTACCATGCAATTTCCACCAATTTAAGATGTCAAAATCAGTATCACTTATTCCAGGGTGAGGAGGGTCGTCCAGATAGACATCGAACTCTGATCTTTTCTGCTGATTTGAGTTGCTCTCTTGAATAAACTTTTCTAATCCTAATCTGGTGGAAAATAAGCTCACCGAGGACGGTTGCAAACTGCTCTCCTGAAGGTTTCTTGAAGTGCCAACAACCGATGAGGATTGTGTTGGTTGCTTTGAATATTCATCAAATAAGTCACTAAAACATTTCCTAATACGTTCAACCTTCACTTCTTTTTCAAAAGGATAAAGTAGTCCATAGTAGTACTCAATAGACTTTAACTTATAACGAGGATCAAGAATAGTTGCTATGGATAACAACTTGTTACAAGTCTCCCAATACTTCTCAAATTTCTCTGCCATTGGCACAGCCATTGCAGCAATAAAGGCATCATTACTCAACTTCCACTCTtgcagaaaaatataaattccaCAGAAATCATTAAAGTAAAGACTCGCCGTAGGAAATTTTGAGCCAGAAGCTCTCAGGGTTGCTTCATAAAAGACTCTCAAGCAATTTGTTACTTTGGCAACATGTATCCAATCCTCATCTGATGGGCAAAACTTGTAAAAACTATCACATTCTTTCAGTCGAACAAAAGCTTCACGAAACTTAATGGCTGTCTCAAGCATGTCAAAAGTGGAGTTCCATCTAGTTGTACAATCAGTTTCTAAAGATAGGGCTGGAGCACTGACTTGTTGGACAATCAATTCAAACTTTTCTAACCTTGATGTAGATTTGTTGATATAATTTATTGTCTCTTGAAGATTAACCATAATTGCAGCAATGACTTTTATACCATCCTGAACTATTAAGTTTAATATGTGTCCAACACATCGAATGTGAAAGAAATCACCATTCAAGTGCAATGCTTTCTTAAGTACTAGGACAGCAAGTACTTCCCGCACCACAACATCATTTACTGAGCAATTGTCCAAAACAAAGCTAAAGAGTTTCCTATCCAAATTTCATTCATACAACCTAGTCATAATTGCTTTAGCAATGGCAACACCTGTGTGTGGGGTTTTTACATGCACAAGCCCAATTATCTTTTTATGCAGCTTCCAATCAGCATCAATGTAATGAGCTGTCATGCTCATATAGGCAGTCATTTCTGTTGATGTCCACATATCAGACGTTATGCTGATTCGACTCAGATTTTTATCCAATATTTCATATAGCTTACCCCTTTCCTCCTTATATAACCTAATGACATCCTCTTTCACAACAGTTCTATGCATTAACTTAAATTGAGGTTGTAGGTTATAAACGAACTGTCTTGTGTAATAGTGCTCACACATGCAGAATGAGTAATTGTGGCACACTACCATTCGAACAAAATCCTCGCGACTTCTTTGCTGGTCAAAAACAGGAAGTGTTGCCTTTGGAGTACCggtcttctttttctttgactTTTGAAGCTCCGGACAAACACGTATATGATAACTCAAATGACTTGTTCCATTCTTATTACCAGTGACTAACTGTGAATTACAATGTATACAAACTGCCTTAGCACAACCCTCCACTAGTGCTATTTTAAAGTCTTTCCAAACTCTCGATCTTAACTTTTTAGTAGCATGATGACTTTGTGCATATCGACCTAGCTCAATTATTCCATCAACTCTATCGAATTGAATCAAAGGTATAGTATCAGTATATTCTACAATAAAATTGATACTCTATTTCaaagctataaatattttaagttcttttagcATGAATGATGAAAATAACACGAAGAATTAATTCCAAGTatgtgaaaaagaaatattaccCATCATTGGTTTGCTCTTCAGATGATTCATTCTGAAAACTTTGTAAATCTTGATTACCACCTGAGCTTTGAATCTCACATGTGTCACTTGAGCTCATGAGAGCAAAATCTCTCATGCCACCTAAACTTACGTGAATTGATGAGAGTAATGAAGTGACAGGATGTACAAGTATATTAGGTCTTTCCACTTACTGGAACTTTCATTTACAGCATGGTCATAGCTAAAGTCTTGCATTGAACCAATAATAGAAGCGCTCACCAATTAATAGTCTGtatctgtcacgcccagaaatttacaccaaatttctgaacaatagcatgtattaaatctcggtccaggcatcagcccgagtacacactatgacaaatcaatacacagttccacgacttaaaaacaaataaaaacaattatctatcgaaatgcagcggaaaaggaaaacaaactaaaccatctaatcttcagcttcagctggtgaagacggctccacaccacaggcattctcgacggcggactgaacctcacttcaacctttggaacaactttcttctgacacaggctctggcacttgctctggtgggggaaaattaagcaaggctgagtacaaaccaccatactcaacaagtaacatccaagagagggagaataatgaatgcaatagggtatcaaggataggctaaggttaaattgcacaaagctgcagtaatttagcaaaacagtaaatagaatagactgaaataaaagtaaagtaacatttaaaataatcatccactgtccaacgttacaccacgttgcaacaggcccaaaccactgtcgaacgttacaccacgtagcgacagggtcaaccctctgcccaacgttaaaccacgttgcgacagacccaaaccactgccaacgttacaccacattgcgcagggtcaaaccagttccaagatttgtaaaattattaaaggggttcaactaatcccagtgagtttgtcagttcgcccaataaccgcgggcacggctattcgaatagttttactctgcagaggtgtacaactttacccacaagacatggctgccaagcatgttaccatgccccaacgtatcaccacgatacctcagtacggaaaccatgataagacctttcacccagccctccctagacaatcgcaccacacttcaggtttcaccccctcctttacaccaagtcgggcagtcccctcttgtgccttggtagatccagaagcaggagaagctttcgttacaccacgattgcccgtccatactccatcacgccgaccc
This is a stretch of genomic DNA from Oryza brachyantha chromosome 1, ObraRS2, whole genome shotgun sequence. It encodes these proteins:
- the LOC102707164 gene encoding mitochondrial-processing peptidase subunit alpha-like, which gives rise to MYRIAGSHLRSLKRHGSSRFASTSIVKQSSGGLFGWLLGDKPSQLPPLDVPLPGITLPPPLPDFVEPSKTKVTTLPNGIKIASETSVSPAASVGLYIDCGSMYETPASSGASHLLERMAFKSTTNRSHLRLVREVEAIGGNVSASASREQMCYTYDAFKAYVPEMVEVLIDSVRNPAFFDWEVKEQLEKIKAEIAEVSEDPQGLLLEALHSAGYSGALAKPLMAPQSAIHRLDSSILEEFIAENYTAPRMVLAASGVEHDELVSIAEPLLLDLPSVKHPEEPKSVYVGGDYRCQADSDKTHIALAFEVPGGWYEEKTAIIVTVLQMLMGGGGSFSAGGPGKGMHSRLYLRILNNYHQIESFSAFNSIYNHSGLFGIHTTTSPDFASKAVDLAARELLDVATPGQVTQEQLDRAKQATKSAVLMNLESRAVASEDIGRQILTYGERKPIEHFLKDLEAITLNDISSTAKKIISSPLTLASWGDVIHVPSYESVSQKFFSK